One genomic region from Mesorhizobium terrae encodes:
- a CDS encoding low temperature requirement protein A — translation MTETRAEADAGFGARRNLERKRIAGAETRVEFVELFFDLVFVFAVTQISPCAEGH, via the coding sequence ATGACGGAAACGAGGGCTGAGGCCGACGCTGGCTTCGGTGCGCGGCGCAATCTGGAACGCAAGCGAATCGCCGGCGCCGAGACGCGGGTGGAGTTCGTCGAATTGTTCTTCGACCTCGTCTTCGTCTTTGCCGTCACCCAGATATCGCCATGCGCCGAAGGCCATTGA
- a CDS encoding monovalent cation:proton antiporter-2 (CPA2) family protein — protein sequence MAVEASNSDLVNVVALLGAGVIAVPIFKRVGLGSILGYLAAGLVIGPFGLRIFSDPAAILHVAELGVVMFLFIIGLEMQPSRLWGLRRDIFGLGALQVGLCMLLLTAAGLAGGFPVAQAFVAGAGFVLTSTAIVMQLLEEEGEIATPKGQRMVSILLLEDLAIVPLLVLVAFLAPGGAGTTLQQRFIEIGIGVGAIVGLVLAGRYLLNPFFRLLADARAREVMTAAALLVVLGSALVMQMSGLSMAMGAFLAGVLLSESTFRHQLEADIEPFRGVLLGLFFLAVGMSLNLGVVVENWQLVAVYVVAYMVAKAAGIYVVARLLKAPHREALERAVVMAQGGEFAFVLYAAASQAGIIDGRANAVLTAIIIISMALTPLMIIALRYFYPQHDEPSLDGIDVADSLSGSVLIIGFGRFGQIASQPLILRGVDVSIIDNDVEMIQAAANFGFKVYYGDGARLDILHAAGAGRARAVLICVDKPEIAVRIAELVKAEFPLVTLFARAFDRGTTLQLIRAGVDYQLRETFESALVFGGSTLEALGVDPDEVAELIEDVRRRDAARLDLQLAGDIRDGRNFLKGNIATPVPAPVTTPRRPAQPLSEETATVLKDAASAAQS from the coding sequence ATGGCTGTGGAAGCTTCGAACAGCGACTTGGTGAACGTCGTCGCCCTGCTCGGTGCCGGCGTCATCGCGGTGCCGATCTTCAAGCGGGTGGGCCTCGGCTCCATTCTCGGCTATCTCGCTGCCGGCCTCGTCATCGGCCCGTTCGGCCTGCGCATCTTTTCCGACCCCGCCGCGATCCTGCATGTGGCGGAACTCGGCGTCGTCATGTTCCTTTTCATCATCGGCCTTGAAATGCAGCCCTCGCGGCTGTGGGGCCTGCGCCGCGACATCTTCGGCCTCGGCGCCCTGCAGGTGGGGCTCTGCATGCTTCTGCTGACGGCGGCCGGACTGGCCGGCGGCTTTCCGGTCGCGCAGGCCTTTGTCGCCGGCGCCGGCTTCGTACTGACCTCGACCGCCATCGTCATGCAACTGCTGGAAGAAGAAGGCGAGATCGCCACGCCGAAAGGCCAGCGCATGGTCTCGATCCTGCTCCTGGAAGACCTGGCGATCGTACCGCTTTTGGTGCTGGTCGCCTTCCTGGCGCCCGGCGGCGCCGGCACCACGCTGCAGCAGCGCTTCATCGAGATCGGCATTGGCGTCGGTGCCATTGTCGGCCTGGTGCTGGCCGGCCGCTATCTGCTCAATCCGTTTTTCAGGCTGCTGGCCGACGCCAGAGCCCGCGAAGTGATGACGGCCGCGGCTTTGCTGGTGGTGCTGGGCTCGGCGCTCGTCATGCAGATGAGCGGACTGTCGATGGCGATGGGCGCCTTCCTGGCGGGCGTGCTTCTGTCGGAATCGACCTTCCGCCATCAGCTCGAGGCCGATATCGAGCCGTTCCGCGGTGTGCTCCTCGGCCTGTTCTTCCTTGCCGTTGGCATGTCGCTCAACCTCGGCGTGGTGGTCGAGAACTGGCAGCTCGTCGCTGTCTATGTTGTCGCCTATATGGTCGCCAAGGCGGCCGGCATCTATGTCGTTGCCCGGCTGCTGAAGGCGCCGCACCGCGAGGCGCTGGAGCGGGCGGTGGTGATGGCGCAGGGTGGCGAATTCGCCTTCGTGCTCTATGCCGCCGCCAGCCAGGCCGGCATCATCGATGGCCGCGCCAATGCGGTGCTGACCGCCATCATCATCATCTCGATGGCGCTGACGCCGCTGATGATCATTGCGCTGCGTTACTTCTACCCGCAGCACGACGAGCCTTCGCTTGACGGCATCGACGTGGCCGACAGCCTTTCCGGCTCGGTGCTGATCATCGGTTTTGGCCGCTTCGGCCAGATCGCCAGCCAGCCGCTGATCCTGCGCGGCGTCGACGTTTCGATCATCGACAACGATGTCGAGATGATCCAGGCGGCCGCCAATTTCGGCTTCAAGGTCTACTACGGCGACGGCGCCAGGCTGGACATCCTGCATGCCGCCGGCGCCGGACGCGCGCGCGCCGTGCTGATCTGCGTCGACAAGCCGGAGATCGCCGTGCGCATCGCCGAACTGGTCAAGGCCGAATTCCCGCTGGTGACGCTGTTCGCCCGCGCCTTCGATCGCGGCACGACGCTGCAGCTGATCCGCGCCGGCGTCGATTACCAGCTGCGCGAAACCTTCGAATCGGCCCTCGTCTTCGGCGGTTCGACGCTGGAAGCGCTCGGCGTCGACCCGGACGAGGTCGCTGAACTGATCGAGGATGTGCGCCGGCGCGATGCCGCCCGGCTCGACCTGCAGCTGGCCGGCGACATCCGCGATGGCCGCAACTTCCTGAAGGGCAACATCGCAACACCGGTGCCCGCGCCGGTGACGACGCCACGCCGCCCGGCGCAGCCACTCAGCGAAGAAACCGCGACGGTGCTGAAGGACGCGGCATCCGCGGCGCAATCCTGA
- the folK gene encoding 2-amino-4-hydroxy-6-hydroxymethyldihydropteridine diphosphokinase → MSGPNSRVFLSLGGNLGDPVQSMAAALHLLDEDAETRVVTVSSLYRTPPWGKTDQPDFLNIAAELSTALSPHVLLEFCLDIERRLKRVREERWGPRLIDIDILVFGTRAIHETELAVPHPRMLERAFVMVPLAEIAPDLVLADKTVTERLAGMDVSGIERLPSGRDWWQA, encoded by the coding sequence TTGTCTGGCCCCAATAGCCGCGTTTTCCTCAGCCTGGGCGGCAATCTGGGCGACCCGGTGCAGTCGATGGCGGCGGCATTGCACCTGCTCGACGAGGATGCCGAAACCCGGGTCGTCACGGTCTCCTCGCTCTATCGCACGCCACCCTGGGGCAAGACCGACCAACCTGATTTCCTCAACATCGCGGCCGAGCTTTCGACCGCGCTGTCGCCGCATGTGCTGCTGGAATTCTGCCTCGACATCGAGCGCCGGCTGAAGCGGGTGCGCGAGGAGCGCTGGGGACCGCGTCTGATCGACATCGACATCCTCGTCTTCGGCACCCGCGCCATCCACGAAACCGAGCTTGCCGTGCCGCATCCGCGCATGCTGGAACGCGCTTTCGTCATGGTGCCGCTGGCCGAAATCGCGCCGGACCTGGTGCTGGCCGACAAGACGGTGACGGAACGCCTGGCCGGCATGGACGTGTCGGGCATCGAACGGTTGCCTTCGGGCCGCGATTGGTGGCAGGCTTGA
- a CDS encoding YcjF family protein — protein MTTSRKPAAFRIEPEPATKPNEPARPVETARKPRALKADVAVVVPDAIDVFDEPDFTAAEPPPAPAPRKRSLLANVFFGAVGILISLAIGLWTDRLIRDLFTRADWLGWLATGVAAVALFALIVILGREFLAIARLAKVEKLQTKALDAIARDDPNAARAVVDELSAFVAARPQTAAGRRALAELRGEIIDGGNLVRLAETEILTPLDSQAKALILDAAKRVSLVTAVSPRALVDIAYVVFEAGRLIRRLSELYGGRPGTLGFFRLARSVLAHLAVTGSIAVGDSFVQQIVGHGLAARLSAKLGEGVVNGMMTARIGIAAMETVRPLPFTAVRRPGMGDFLAALTSFASGKDGKNDAKS, from the coding sequence ATGACCACGTCCCGCAAGCCGGCGGCGTTCCGCATCGAGCCCGAACCGGCAACGAAACCCAACGAGCCGGCAAGACCGGTCGAGACGGCGCGCAAGCCGCGCGCGCTGAAGGCCGACGTCGCGGTCGTCGTTCCCGACGCCATCGATGTCTTCGACGAGCCGGATTTCACCGCCGCCGAACCGCCACCCGCGCCGGCACCGCGCAAACGCTCCTTGCTTGCCAATGTGTTCTTCGGCGCCGTCGGCATTCTGATATCGCTGGCCATTGGCCTGTGGACCGACCGGCTGATCCGCGACTTGTTCACCCGCGCCGACTGGCTGGGCTGGCTGGCCACCGGTGTCGCGGCGGTCGCCTTGTTTGCTCTCATCGTCATCCTTGGTCGCGAATTCCTGGCGATCGCGCGGCTGGCCAAGGTCGAGAAGCTGCAGACGAAGGCGCTCGACGCGATCGCCCGCGACGATCCCAACGCCGCCCGTGCCGTGGTGGACGAGCTTTCCGCCTTCGTCGCCGCGCGCCCGCAGACCGCCGCCGGGCGTCGCGCACTGGCCGAATTGCGCGGCGAGATCATCGACGGCGGTAATCTGGTTAGGCTGGCCGAAACCGAAATCCTGACCCCGCTCGACAGCCAGGCCAAGGCGCTGATCCTCGACGCCGCCAAGCGCGTGTCGCTGGTGACGGCGGTGAGCCCGCGCGCTTTGGTCGACATTGCCTATGTCGTCTTCGAGGCCGGCCGGCTGATCCGTCGCCTGTCGGAACTCTATGGCGGCCGACCCGGCACGCTGGGTTTCTTCCGCCTGGCCCGCAGCGTGCTGGCGCATCTGGCGGTCACCGGCTCGATCGCCGTCGGCGACAGTTTCGTCCAGCAGATCGTCGGCCATGGCCTGGCGGCGCGACTGTCGGCCAAATTAGGCGAAGGCGTGGTCAACGGCATGATGACGGCGCGAATCGGCATCGCCGCGATGGAAACGGTTCGCCCGCTGCCCTTCACCGCGGTCAGGCGCCCCGGCATGGGCGATTTCCTCGCCGCGCTCACCTCCTTCGCCAGCGGCAAGGACGGCAAGAACGACGCGAAATCATAG
- a CDS encoding DUF924 family protein: MKKLDEHALAVTAFWRKAGPDAWFTKDEAFDTDFRNRFLDLHYAAARRELDDWIDQTESALALMILLDQFPRNCFRGTGHMYATDALARHFASRAIAVGHDLTVDNDLRVFFYLPFEHSEDLADQHRSVELTQANAEEYIKYAVEHRDIVERFGRFPHRNPMLGRETTPQEKAYLEDGGFSG, from the coding sequence ATGAAGAAGCTGGACGAACACGCGCTCGCGGTAACGGCGTTCTGGCGCAAGGCAGGCCCGGACGCCTGGTTCACCAAGGACGAGGCTTTCGATACCGATTTCAGGAACCGGTTCCTCGATCTCCACTACGCGGCGGCCAGGCGCGAACTGGATGACTGGATCGACCAAACCGAAAGCGCGCTGGCGCTGATGATCCTGCTCGACCAGTTCCCGCGCAATTGTTTTCGCGGCACCGGCCACATGTATGCCACCGACGCGCTTGCCCGCCATTTCGCGTCGAGGGCGATCGCGGTCGGACACGACCTAACGGTCGACAATGACCTGCGCGTCTTCTTCTACCTGCCGTTCGAACACTCCGAGGACCTGGCCGACCAGCACCGCTCCGTCGAACTGACGCAAGCCAACGCCGAGGAATACATCAAATACGCCGTCGAGCACCGCGACATCGTCGAGCGTTTCGGACGCTTTCCGCATCGCAACCCCATGCTTGGGCGCGAGACCACGCCTCAGGAAAAGGCTTATCTCGAGGACGGCGGCTTTTCCGGCTGA
- a CDS encoding SixA phosphatase family protein: protein MAKLYLLRHAKAGWALPGTRDFDRALDPSGIADAEAIGTAMRANGYVPDLTLCSGALRARETLGGIASHTDTGRVLYFDKLYSEDAAGYLQIIRDNGGYGSLLVIGHNPMMEDLAMAVSGDGDPSAHETLEHGFPTSGLAVIRFDDGLANAAPGKGYLEAFLIPATV from the coding sequence GTGGCGAAACTCTATCTTCTCAGGCATGCCAAGGCTGGATGGGCCCTGCCCGGTACGCGCGACTTCGACCGCGCGCTCGACCCTTCCGGAATTGCCGATGCCGAGGCGATCGGTACCGCCATGCGCGCCAACGGCTATGTTCCCGACCTCACTTTGTGTTCCGGCGCGCTGCGAGCGCGCGAGACGCTCGGCGGCATCGCCAGCCATACCGACACCGGCCGCGTGCTCTATTTCGACAAGCTCTACAGCGAGGACGCCGCCGGTTATTTGCAGATCATCCGCGACAATGGCGGCTATGGTTCGCTGCTCGTCATCGGCCACAATCCGATGATGGAGGACCTGGCCATGGCGGTGTCGGGCGATGGTGATCCGTCCGCCCATGAAACGCTGGAGCACGGCTTCCCGACCTCGGGGCTTGCCGTCATCCGTTTCGACGACGGCCTTGCCAATGCCGCTCCCGGGAAAGGTTATCTGGAGGCGTTCCTCATTCCCGCGACGGTGTGA
- a CDS encoding YcjX family protein, whose protein sequence is MASSLTTFSDEARIALDTVAGRATSLFTPSLRLGVTGLSRAGKTVFISALVHNLVHGGRLPLFEAQKSGRIARAFLEQQPDDAVPRFQYEDHIAALVDQRIWPDSTRAISELRLTIEYESASGWNRMFSAGKLSVDIVDYPGEWLLDLPLLGKSYADFSNEAFELAALPVRADLAREWRTLSADASADADADELTARRLAESFAAYLKACKLDERALSTLPPGRFLMPGDLDGSPALTFAPLPGLGATRARPGSLHAMMERRYEAYKTHVVKPFFREHIARLDRQIVLIDAMQALNAGPAAMADLERAVTEILACFRPGRGSFLTDWFSRRIDRILIAATKADHLHHESHDRLQAIVRRLADRAIAKASFTGAAVDVVAMAAVRATREGTVKQGGETLPVIIGTPLAGERIGDQTFDGNTETAIFPGDLPKSVDAVFEDHRAADLDEVDPAVRFVRFRPPKLERTAEGVTLSLPHIRLDRALQFLIGDRLA, encoded by the coding sequence TTGGCGTCATCGCTGACAACCTTTTCCGACGAGGCCCGCATTGCGCTGGACACGGTCGCAGGCCGTGCCACCAGCCTTTTCACCCCCTCGCTCAGGCTCGGCGTCACCGGCCTGTCGCGCGCCGGCAAGACGGTGTTTATCTCCGCGCTGGTGCACAATCTGGTGCATGGCGGCCGCCTGCCACTGTTCGAGGCGCAAAAGTCCGGCCGCATCGCCCGCGCCTTTCTCGAACAGCAGCCCGACGACGCGGTGCCCCGCTTCCAGTACGAGGACCATATCGCGGCACTCGTCGATCAACGCATCTGGCCGGATTCGACCCGCGCCATCTCGGAACTGCGCCTCACCATCGAATATGAATCAGCTTCCGGCTGGAACCGCATGTTCTCGGCCGGCAAGCTGTCAGTGGACATTGTCGACTATCCCGGCGAATGGCTGCTCGATCTGCCATTGCTCGGCAAATCCTACGCGGATTTCTCCAACGAGGCCTTCGAACTGGCCGCCCTGCCGGTGCGGGCCGACCTCGCCCGGGAATGGCGAACGCTGTCGGCCGATGCAAGCGCCGATGCCGACGCCGACGAACTGACGGCGCGCCGGCTGGCCGAGAGCTTCGCTGCCTATCTGAAAGCCTGCAAGCTGGATGAAAGGGCACTGTCGACGCTGCCGCCCGGCCGTTTCCTGATGCCCGGCGATCTCGACGGTTCGCCGGCGCTGACTTTCGCGCCACTGCCGGGGCTTGGTGCCACGCGCGCCCGGCCGGGCTCTCTGCATGCGATGATGGAGCGGCGCTACGAGGCCTACAAGACCCATGTGGTGAAGCCGTTCTTCCGCGAGCACATCGCCCGGCTCGACCGCCAGATCGTTCTGATCGACGCCATGCAGGCGCTGAACGCAGGTCCCGCTGCGATGGCCGACCTCGAACGCGCCGTCACCGAGATCCTCGCCTGCTTCCGGCCGGGGCGCGGCTCCTTCCTCACCGACTGGTTCTCGCGCCGCATCGACCGAATCCTCATCGCCGCCACCAAGGCCGACCATCTGCATCACGAAAGCCACGACCGGCTGCAGGCGATCGTGCGCCGGCTGGCCGACCGCGCCATCGCCAAAGCAAGCTTCACCGGCGCGGCGGTCGATGTAGTGGCCATGGCGGCGGTGCGCGCCACCCGCGAAGGCACCGTCAAGCAGGGTGGCGAGACGCTACCGGTCATCATCGGCACGCCGCTGGCGGGCGAGCGCATCGGCGACCAGACTTTTGATGGAAACACCGAAACAGCCATATTTCCCGGCGACTTGCCGAAAAGCGTTGATGCCGTGTTCGAGGATCATCGCGCCGCCGACCTGGACGAGGTCGATCCAGCCGTCCGCTTCGTGCGCTTCCGCCCGCCCAAGCTCGAACGCACCGCCGAAGGCGTGACGCTGTCGCTGCCGCATATCCGCCTCGACCGTGCCCTGCAGTTCCTGATCGGAGATCGTCTGGCATGA
- the folB gene encoding dihydroneopterin aldolase has product MYVIRMKNCAFFARHGVHDEEERLGQRFYVDAVLTVDPAKGLDEDAIDSTVDYGVAFTVIEKIITGERRFLIEALALDVAKALTARFPQIREAEITVRKPNAPVPGVLDTVEVTVVWPQ; this is encoded by the coding sequence ATGTACGTCATTCGTATGAAGAACTGCGCCTTCTTCGCCAGGCACGGCGTGCATGACGAGGAAGAGCGGCTGGGACAGCGCTTTTATGTCGACGCGGTGCTGACCGTCGATCCCGCCAAGGGGCTGGACGAGGACGCCATCGACAGCACGGTCGATTATGGCGTTGCCTTCACCGTGATCGAGAAGATCATCACCGGCGAGCGGCGCTTCCTCATCGAGGCACTGGCGCTCGATGTCGCCAAGGCGCTGACCGCGCGTTTCCCGCAGATCCGCGAAGCCGAGATCACCGTGCGCAAGCCCAATGCGCCGGTGCCCGGCGTGCTCGATACCGTCGAGGTCACCGTTGTCTGGCCCCAATAG
- the folP gene encoding dihydropteroate synthase produces MNRRWQLAHGRHLDLGEKAVVMGILNVTPNSFSDGGLFDAPDRALEQALRMVAEGAAIIDVGGESTRPGAAPVTADEEQQRVLPIIEMLAKRGGVLISIDTYRAETARLALAAGAHIVNDVWGLQREPEIAEVAARAGAGVVIMHTGRDREKLADVIADQRLFLEKSLEIARRAGIGDNHIVLDPGFGFNKETAGENLELMARFGELHALGFPLLAGTSRKRFIGTVTGREAAERAAGTAATSVILRLKGADLFRVHDVAINVDALAMTDAMLAHDPIRQEP; encoded by the coding sequence TCTCGACCTGGGCGAGAAAGCCGTCGTCATGGGCATTCTCAACGTTACGCCGAATTCTTTTTCCGATGGCGGCTTGTTCGATGCGCCCGATCGCGCGCTGGAACAAGCGCTGCGCATGGTCGCTGAAGGTGCGGCCATCATCGACGTTGGCGGGGAATCGACACGGCCAGGTGCCGCCCCGGTCACCGCCGACGAGGAACAGCAGCGGGTGCTGCCGATCATCGAGATGTTGGCAAAACGCGGCGGGGTGCTGATTTCCATCGATACCTATCGCGCCGAGACGGCGCGGCTGGCGCTGGCAGCCGGCGCCCATATCGTCAACGACGTGTGGGGCCTGCAGCGCGAGCCGGAGATTGCCGAGGTGGCGGCGCGGGCAGGGGCCGGCGTGGTTATCATGCACACCGGACGCGACCGCGAAAAGCTCGCCGACGTCATCGCCGACCAGCGCCTTTTCCTTGAAAAATCGCTGGAAATCGCCCGTCGGGCCGGCATCGGCGACAACCATATCGTGCTCGACCCCGGCTTCGGCTTCAACAAGGAGACGGCCGGGGAAAATCTCGAGTTGATGGCGCGCTTCGGCGAACTGCACGCGCTCGGCTTTCCATTGCTGGCCGGAACCTCGCGCAAGCGCTTCATCGGCACCGTCACCGGCCGCGAAGCGGCCGAGCGCGCGGCTGGCACCGCCGCCACCAGCGTCATTCTGAGACTTAAGGGCGCCGACCTGTTTCGCGTCCACGATGTCGCAATCAACGTGGACGCGCTTGCCATGACGGATGCTATGTTGGCGCACGATCCCATCCGGCAGGAACCCTGA
- the dksA gene encoding RNA polymerase-binding protein DksA: MSAIIASDYIPSEDEPFMNERQKSYFRQKLITWKNDILREARETLEILQQENANHPDLADRASSETDRAIELRARDRQRKLISKIDSALQRIDEGTYGYCEETGEPISLKRLDARPIATLSIEAQERHERREKVYRDD, encoded by the coding sequence ATGAGCGCAATTATAGCTTCCGATTACATACCCTCCGAAGACGAGCCGTTCATGAACGAACGGCAAAAATCATACTTTCGGCAAAAGCTGATTACCTGGAAGAATGATATTCTGCGCGAGGCGCGCGAAACTCTCGAAATCCTGCAGCAGGAAAATGCAAATCATCCCGATCTGGCCGACCGTGCATCGTCGGAGACAGACCGGGCGATCGAGCTCAGGGCGCGCGACCGTCAGCGCAAACTGATCTCCAAGATCGATTCCGCCCTGCAGCGTATCGACGAGGGTACCTATGGCTATTGCGAGGAGACGGGTGAGCCGATCTCGCTGAAGCGCCTCGACGCACGCCCGATCGCGACTTTGTCGATCGAGGCGCAGGAACGCCACGAGCGCCGCGAAAAGGTCTATCGCGACGATTGA